One genomic region from Granulimonas faecalis encodes:
- a CDS encoding DMT family transporter, producing the protein MSASGRGAGGFLGTRPGLAVGALVCCLLWGSAVPGVSLGYGLFGIGSGDAGGQMLFAGVRFFLAGACILAFRWAQAGVPPLLDRAGAHSAAKLCLTWTVGQYTCYYLGLAHATGVSASLIQGLEVFVALVVGACVFHTEALTGRKVAGSLAGVAGLALFNWGGAMGFSLSGEGLLALATVFAAVASVLASRYSRESDPVLLAGWQFVMGGAALAALGWALGGRLPPTGAGAWAVLAWLVAVSAVAYTVWSVLLASHPVSSVVAYSFTLPLFGVVISLLTLGDQGHPLGAAALASIAVVCLGIWLVETPAKGRR; encoded by the coding sequence GTGAGCGCCTCGGGCAGAGGGGCCGGCGGGTTCCTCGGCACCCGCCCGGGCCTGGCGGTCGGGGCCCTCGTCTGCTGCCTTCTCTGGGGAAGCGCCGTGCCCGGGGTCTCCCTGGGCTACGGCCTCTTTGGCATCGGGAGCGGCGACGCCGGGGGCCAGATGCTCTTCGCGGGCGTGCGCTTCTTCCTGGCGGGCGCCTGCATCCTGGCCTTCCGCTGGGCCCAGGCTGGGGTCCCTCCCCTGCTCGACCGCGCCGGCGCCCACAGCGCCGCCAAGCTCTGCCTCACCTGGACCGTGGGGCAGTACACCTGCTACTACCTGGGGCTCGCCCACGCCACCGGGGTGTCGGCCTCGCTCATCCAGGGGCTCGAGGTCTTTGTGGCGCTGGTGGTGGGGGCCTGCGTGTTCCACACCGAGGCCCTGACCGGGCGCAAGGTGGCCGGGTCCCTCGCCGGCGTGGCCGGCCTCGCCCTCTTCAACTGGGGCGGCGCCATGGGCTTCTCCCTCAGCGGGGAGGGGCTGCTCGCCCTCGCCACCGTGTTCGCCGCCGTGGCGAGCGTCCTGGCCTCCCGCTACTCCCGCGAGAGCGACCCGGTGCTTCTCGCCGGATGGCAGTTCGTCATGGGAGGGGCCGCCCTCGCCGCCCTCGGCTGGGCCCTCGGCGGCCGCCTGCCGCCCACCGGCGCCGGCGCCTGGGCCGTCCTGGCATGGCTCGTGGCCGTCTCGGCCGTGGCCTACACCGTCTGGAGCGTCCTTCTGGCATCGCACCCGGTAAGCTCCGTGGTGGCCTACAGCTTCACCCTGCCGCTTTTCGGCGTGGTCATATCCCTTCTGACCCTGGGCGACCAGGGGCACCCCCTGGGTGCGGCGGCCCTGGCCTCGATCGCCGTGGTGTGCCTGGGCATCTGGCTCGTGGAGACCCCCGCCAAGGGTCGGCGCTGA
- a CDS encoding amino acid ABC transporter ATP-binding protein, whose amino-acid sequence MTDNRDGAVVRLSHGRKAFGDTEVLRDISLEVNSGDVLAVIGPSGGGKSTLLRCLTLLEHLDDGSLAYGDLEVARGEGGRAVYARAPELKAARERFGLVFQNFNLFPHRTVLQNVADAPQVVKGAPRGEAEARARELLAQMDLAGKEDLVPCELSGGQQQRVAIARALAMDPQVLYFDEPTSALDPELTQGVLRAIRELAARHMTMAIVTHEMAFARDVADRVVFMDGGRVVEEGPAEQVIDHPAEERTREFLASY is encoded by the coding sequence ATGACCGACAACCGCGACGGCGCCGTGGTGCGCCTCTCCCACGGGCGCAAGGCCTTCGGCGACACCGAGGTGCTGCGCGACATCTCCCTCGAGGTGAACTCCGGCGACGTGCTGGCCGTGATCGGGCCGTCGGGGGGCGGCAAGTCCACGCTGCTGCGCTGCCTCACCCTGCTGGAGCACCTGGACGACGGGTCCCTGGCGTACGGGGACCTCGAGGTGGCCCGTGGGGAGGGCGGCCGCGCCGTGTACGCCAGGGCGCCGGAGCTCAAGGCCGCGCGGGAGCGGTTCGGCCTCGTGTTCCAGAACTTCAACCTGTTCCCCCACCGCACGGTGCTGCAGAACGTGGCCGACGCCCCGCAGGTGGTCAAGGGCGCGCCCCGCGGCGAGGCCGAGGCCCGGGCGCGGGAGCTCCTCGCCCAGATGGACCTGGCCGGCAAGGAGGACCTCGTGCCCTGCGAGCTCTCCGGCGGCCAGCAGCAGCGCGTTGCCATCGCCCGCGCCCTGGCCATGGACCCGCAGGTGCTCTACTTCGACGAGCCCACGAGCGCCCTGGACCCCGAGCTCACCCAGGGCGTGCTCCGCGCCATCCGCGAGCTGGCGGCCCGGCACATGACCATGGCGATCGTGACCCACGAGATGGCCTTCGCCCGCGACGTGGCCGACCGCGTCGTCTTCATGGACGGCGGCCGCGTGGTCGAGGAGGGCCCGGCCGAGCAGGTCATCGACCACCCGGCGGAGGAGCGCACGAGGGAGTTCCTGGCCAGCTACTGA
- a CDS encoding branched-chain amino acid aminotransferase, with protein sequence MARSRQTRGPAMEKKDIDWGELTFSYQPCDYSYVCDYENGAWGEGGLTADHTVTLSECAGILHYCQECFEGLKAYTTEDGSIVCFRPDLNARRMADSAERLVMPPFPEDRFVDAVRQVVAANAAWVPPFGSGATLYVRPVMFATGEVIGVRPADRYQFRILVTPVGPYFKGGVKPITICVSEYDRAAPHGTGNIKAGLNYAMSLYPYEKAHERGFSENLYLDSATRTYVEETGGANVLFVDGEGRLVVPQSATDSILPSITRRSLVSVARDMLGMEVVERPVRFDEVDGFVECGLCGTAAVISPVGRIVAGDHEVVFNGGADEMGPVMTRLRDTLTGIQAGTVEAPEGWIVRIPVE encoded by the coding sequence ATGGCCCGAAGCCGGCAAACGAGAGGACCTGCCATGGAGAAGAAGGACATCGACTGGGGCGAGCTCACCTTCAGCTACCAGCCCTGCGACTACAGCTATGTCTGCGACTACGAGAACGGCGCCTGGGGCGAGGGCGGGCTCACCGCCGACCACACCGTCACGCTCTCGGAGTGCGCGGGCATCCTTCACTACTGCCAGGAGTGCTTCGAGGGCCTCAAGGCCTACACCACCGAGGACGGCTCCATCGTGTGCTTCCGCCCCGACCTCAACGCCCGCCGCATGGCCGACTCGGCCGAGCGCCTCGTCATGCCGCCGTTTCCCGAGGACCGCTTCGTGGACGCCGTGAGGCAGGTCGTGGCCGCCAACGCCGCCTGGGTGCCTCCCTTCGGCTCCGGCGCCACGCTCTACGTGCGCCCCGTGATGTTCGCCACCGGCGAGGTCATCGGCGTTCGCCCCGCCGACAGGTACCAGTTCCGCATCCTCGTGACGCCCGTGGGCCCCTACTTCAAGGGCGGTGTGAAGCCCATCACCATCTGCGTGTCCGAGTACGACCGCGCCGCGCCCCACGGCACCGGCAACATCAAGGCCGGCCTCAACTACGCCATGAGCCTCTACCCCTACGAGAAGGCCCACGAGAGGGGCTTCTCGGAGAACCTCTACCTCGACTCCGCCACCCGCACCTACGTGGAGGAGACCGGCGGCGCCAACGTGTTGTTCGTGGACGGGGAGGGTCGCCTCGTGGTGCCCCAGTCCGCCACGGACTCCATCCTGCCCTCCATCACCCGCCGCAGCCTCGTCTCCGTGGCCCGGGACATGCTCGGCATGGAGGTCGTGGAGCGCCCGGTGCGCTTTGACGAGGTGGACGGCTTTGTGGAGTGCGGCCTCTGCGGCACCGCCGCGGTGATCAGCCCCGTGGGCCGCATCGTCGCCGGCGACCACGAGGTGGTGTTCAACGGCGGCGCCGACGAGATGGGCCCCGTCATGACCAGGCTCCGCGACACCCTCACCGGCATCCAGGCCGGCACCGTGGAGGCGCCCGAAGGCTGGATCGTGCGGATCCCGGTGGAGTAG
- a CDS encoding amino acid ABC transporter permease, which translates to MEFAVMMDVLLQGLVLTLEIFVVTLVGALPLGIVVALGRMSRCRPVAALVRLYISVMRGTPLMLQLMAIMFCPYYLFGLNMGPDWKFVACAVGFILNYAAYFAEIYRSGIQSIPRGQYEAAEVLGYTRSQTFCRIVLPQVVKRILPAIGNEVITLVKDTSLAFVLGIMEMFNAAKALAAREVSMVPYLVAGLVYWGINLLIEAALSSIERRLSYYHD; encoded by the coding sequence ATGGAGTTCGCAGTCATGATGGACGTCCTGCTCCAGGGACTCGTCCTCACCCTCGAGATCTTCGTCGTGACCCTCGTGGGCGCCCTGCCCCTGGGCATCGTGGTGGCGCTCGGGCGCATGAGCCGCTGCCGCCCCGTGGCCGCCCTGGTGCGGCTCTACATCTCGGTCATGCGCGGCACCCCGCTCATGCTGCAGCTCATGGCCATCATGTTCTGCCCGTACTACCTCTTCGGCCTCAACATGGGCCCCGACTGGAAGTTCGTGGCCTGCGCCGTGGGCTTCATCCTCAACTATGCCGCGTACTTCGCCGAGATCTACCGCTCCGGCATCCAGTCCATCCCGCGCGGCCAGTACGAGGCGGCCGAGGTGCTCGGCTACACGCGCTCCCAGACCTTCTGCCGCATCGTGCTGCCCCAGGTGGTCAAGCGCATCCTGCCGGCCATCGGCAACGAGGTGATCACGCTGGTCAAGGACACGTCGCTGGCCTTCGTGCTGGGCATCATGGAGATGTTCAACGCCGCCAAGGCCCTCGCCGCCCGCGAGGTGTCGATGGTCCCCTACCTCGTCGCCGGCCTCGTCTACTGGGGCATCAACCTGCTGATCGAGGCGGCGCTCTCCTCCATCGAGAGGCGCCTGTCCTACTACCACGACTAG
- a CDS encoding threonine aldolase family protein produces MRSFKNDYSEGAAPEILAALVDTNGEQTVGYTEGDPHTERARALIREACGQPDAAVEFCVGGTSANLICVAGMLRDFEGVVCTPDAHINTHETGAVGACGRTVLPTHDGDGFLSVEEAERVWGFQTSCGRHMTRPTLVYITDSTEFGGVWDRRRFDEVCDWAEGHGCKVYVDGARLGAALESPANDLSLGHMASRADAFSIGGTKNGMLFGEAVVIRDPDLRRDFPYLQKMRGGLMAKGRLLGVQFEAAFEDGLYWRLARHADECALALRDGLMAAGYEPYLRSDTNQQFFTVDAGLARALEDACGCEIFLTLPDGRQVVRFVCSWATETADVAELVAFCSEMPR; encoded by the coding sequence ATGCGCAGCTTCAAGAACGACTACTCCGAGGGGGCCGCCCCCGAGATCCTGGCGGCCCTCGTGGACACCAACGGCGAGCAGACCGTGGGCTACACCGAGGGCGACCCCCACACCGAGCGGGCCCGGGCCCTCATCCGCGAGGCCTGCGGCCAGCCCGACGCCGCGGTGGAGTTCTGCGTCGGCGGCACCAGCGCCAACCTCATCTGCGTGGCAGGCATGCTCCGTGATTTCGAGGGGGTCGTCTGCACCCCCGACGCCCATATCAACACCCACGAGACCGGGGCCGTCGGGGCCTGCGGGCGCACGGTGCTCCCCACCCACGACGGGGACGGATTCCTCTCGGTTGAGGAGGCCGAGCGCGTCTGGGGGTTCCAGACCAGCTGCGGGCGCCACATGACCCGGCCGACCCTGGTCTACATCACCGACTCCACCGAGTTCGGAGGGGTGTGGGACCGCAGGCGCTTCGACGAGGTCTGCGACTGGGCCGAGGGGCACGGCTGCAAGGTCTATGTGGACGGTGCCCGTCTGGGGGCTGCCCTGGAGTCGCCCGCCAACGACCTGTCGCTGGGCCACATGGCCAGCCGGGCCGACGCCTTCAGCATCGGGGGCACCAAAAACGGCATGCTCTTCGGCGAGGCCGTGGTGATCCGCGACCCCGACCTGCGGCGGGACTTCCCCTACCTGCAGAAGATGCGCGGCGGCCTCATGGCCAAGGGACGCCTCCTGGGGGTGCAGTTCGAAGCCGCCTTCGAGGACGGCCTCTACTGGCGCCTGGCCCGACACGCCGACGAGTGCGCCCTCGCCCTGCGCGACGGCCTGATGGCCGCCGGCTACGAGCCCTACCTGCGAAGCGACACCAACCAGCAGTTCTTCACCGTGGATGCCGGGCTCGCCCGTGCCCTCGAGGACGCCTGCGGCTGCGAGATCTTCCTCACCCTGCCCGACGGCCGCCAGGTGGTGCGCTTCGTGTGCTCCTGGGCCACCGAGACGGCCGACGTGGCGGAGCTCGTCGCCTTCTGCTCCGAGATGCCCCGGTGA